The DNA region AGAGGCAGACGGGGAAATTGTCGGATTTGCCTGCGGTGGAAAGGAACGTGAAGGCAAGTTGCCTTACGACGCTGAGCTGTATGCCATTTATTTACTGAAAGAAGTGCAACAAACAGGTATCGGCCAGCAACTGGCAAGACATGTCGTTCGTTATCTCCACTCCCTGGACATGAGGAACCTGTTGATCTGGGCACTGGAGCAAAATTCAGCCTGTCGTTTCTATGAAAAGATGGGGGGAGTCCCTGTCCACACACAGCAAATCCGGATTGGCGGCCAAGATCTGATTGAGGTTGCTTATGGCTGGCAGGACTTGAGGCTTTTTGGAGATAAGATCCCACCCAGCAGTTGAATGAATGCAAGTTTGTGCAATCCTTAAAAAGGTTAGGGTGTGACATTAAATCAATCTTGATTGGGAGGCGTATTCAGATGTACATGCTGTAAAATCAGATCAGGATATCGTGAGAGAACGTGGATTCGGAATAATTCAGTTTTATAATCAGATAAACTTCGGGAAAGAATGACAAAGATTGCGATGAGTCCGCCTCAATCTGGATGGGGCGGGCTTTTGCATGTTTTTACATCCTGTAAAAATAGGCGAGGGAATGATGTGGAAAAGCTGTTTGGTGCACCTGTAATCTGGTTATTTATGGATACACGGGCAGAACAGATACCGTAAATCCAATAGGTAAAGGGGCTGAACTTCATGTCCATTGACCGTTTTATTCTAAGGAAGCTGAATACTTGTCAGGAAGAAAAGACACGTGATAATCTGGTTCGGTTGTTTGTCATTCGAATCCAAAAGGCTGAGATGGAAGAAGAGCATGAGACTGCCTATGTTGTCAGCAGAGTGCATTAGAATAGATATAGGGATTAGGTACAAAAAAAAGGAAGCTTGTCCTTAACGGCAAGCTTCCTTTTCCTTATGTTCGCGAATGAATGAATTCGCCGTTTCCATGTTGAAGTAAACAACTGACCCATCTTAATAAAGGGATAAGGCGAGGGAGTCATTTTCGCTACGGCTGTGAAGAATGGCTTCACCACCGACAATCTCAATACTAATCAATGATTGCAGACATTTCTGTAAAGCGCGTTTACCATTGCTAATCTTATGCTCAAGGGCACTGCTAAGCAATCGTAGTGTCTTTTGCACAGGTTGTTTGTTTTCTTGATTGAAATATACAGGGATTGATTTGTTTTGAAAAGTTATTAGTGTTCTCACTAGAAATCACCTCACGAGAGTTATTTCTTACTCGCTATATTAAGTTCCAATGCTTAAAATTACCTTAAAATCAGCTTATGAAAACATAAAGGTGGGCAATGTTTGAAAAGTGTTCACAATTCAATTGTGGGCGAAGCAATGAAAAGTCCCGAAAAGGTAGTTTGTAACTTCCATTTATATGGAATAAATCCGCGTAGTTTCGCATCCTCGCAATCATTAATGTGACTACTGGCTCGAAAGTTCTGAGTCAAATGGACGATATTTTAATATATACGTGGGTCATATGTAACGAAAGTGCAGGTTGTACATTGCAAACAGGGTGTTTATGTAAGAAAATAGGGTAAGAATAGCGTTTCATCTACTATTTTTTGATTTAATCTGACACTAGGACAATTTACATATGAGACCATGGGAGGGATTATATTGATTCTTACCGTGTATTCCGGCCGGGAGGAAGGCGAGTGGTTCGACATCGAGGTCCCGGATGAATGTACAGTTGAACATTTGAAGACCTTGCTGGGGGTCCGCATTTTTGGACAGGCACCGGGTGAGGGCATTCAGTACATCCTTGAAGCCAAGTTTCCGGAAGGATTGTGGTTCTCGCCACAGAATACGCAACAACTAATGGAAACAGGGCTGCGTCAAGGCAGCTGCGTACGGGTCCAGCGAGCGTTCTCCACCACTTCGGAAGAAGCGCCCGTG from Paenibacillus sp. JNUCC-31 includes:
- a CDS encoding GNAT family N-acetyltransferase; this encodes MRIRPACEGDAEAIAHVHTESWKTTYRGIVPDDFLDNLTKESRLSQWERNIRSDEKDQILVVAEEADGEIVGFACGGKEREGKLPYDAELYAIYLLKEVQQTGIGQQLARHVVRYLHSLDMRNLLIWALEQNSACRFYEKMGGVPVHTQQIRIGGQDLIEVAYGWQDLRLFGDKIPPSS